The nucleotide window TCCGCCAGTGGTATCTTCTTCCGCTGCCGTGGCACCCGCCAGGGCTCCCGTGCCGAAGCCCATGTAGGAATTCAATAAATAGCCACCGATGGTCTGCTCGCTGGAAATGACGCCGATAAACGAGAGCAGATCAGGGTCCATACTCAGCCCGCCGTCGGACTGACTGAGAACAATGTCCTGCAAACCGACCGAGAAACTGATATTGCCATAAGCCCATAACCGCTGCTGCAGGTGAAAACCGACCTCAAGAGTGGTATCAAGCGTCGACACAGACGACATACCCAGGCGGAGATTCTTGGAAATCTCGGAATCAAAGTAGACGCCTGAGGCACTATTATAAGGTGACAGGTTCACCACTTCAGACACAAAGCCAGCGCTGAACAGGTAGGGCGAGCGGATAACGGAACTCATCGGAACCCGCATCATGGGACCCGGTCGGCTGTAGGACAGGCGCGAAATTCCCTGCACCGGCTCCCACCCCAGGGCTACCAGGGCGGCAATAATTATTAAAGATTTGACACGTGATACTCGAATCATACGAAAATTTAAAGGTTGTTCAATTCTTTAATGGTTAGCTCGGCCAAGCGATAGTACTCGCTGGACGGATACTGATCGATGATAGCCTGGAAGCGAGCGAGTGCTTCCTGGGGCTTGTTCTGTCGCAAGAATATGAGCCCCTGGAGAATGATTGCAT belongs to Candidatus Neomarinimicrobiota bacterium and includes:
- a CDS encoding tol-pal system YbgF family protein gives rise to the protein MILQGLIFLRQNKPQEALARFQAIIDQYPSSEYYRLAELTIKELNNL